Genomic segment of Umezawaea sp. Da 62-37:
ACGACGCCGGAGGCCGCCGTGTCGCCGATGACGCACCCGCCGATGAAGTGGCCGGTCAGCGGGATGTCGGCCAGGTCGGTCCACGCGCCGCCGGGGATGCCGCCGATCTTCTCGGCGACCCGGCGCGCGGCGTCGTGACCGCCGGGGATCCACACCGGACTCGGCTCGCCCTCCCCCGCCGACGTGGTCAGCCGCCTGCCGAACACGCCCTGCCGGGTGCGGGTGGTCAACGAGTTGTCCAGGTTCTGCATGACGAGCAGCGCCACCGTCTGCTCCGACCACCGGCGCGGGTCGAGCAGCCTGCGCAGGTCCTTGCGCTGCCGCAGCAGCTCCCGCAGGCCGAGCCGCCACCGCGGCGTGCCCGGTTCCGCGTCGACCAGCACGGTCATCAGCAGCCCCATCAGGTTGCTGCCGCGCCCGTAGCGCACCGGTTCGACGTGGGTGTGGTCGTCGGGGTGGATCGACGAGGTGACGGCGACGCCGCGCGAGTAGTCCGCCCCCGCCGTCCGCGCCCGGACGCCCAGGACGGCCTCGGAGTTGGTGCGCGACAACAGCCCCAGCCGCGGCGAGATCGCGGGCAGGCTGCCCCCGTCGCGCAGCCGGTGCAGCAGTTTCTGCGTGCCCAGCGCGGCGGCGGAGAACACGACCTGCCGCGCGGTGAACGTCCGCCGCTCGCCGGGCAGCACCCCGGTGCTCCGGGTGTCGACCCGGTAGCCGCCCCGGACCGGCCGGACGTCCACGGCCGTGGTCAGCGGGTGCACGACGGCGCCTGCTCGTTCGGCGAGGTGCAGGTAGTTCTTCACCAGGGTGTTCTTGGCGTTGTGCCGGCACCCGGTCATGCACTCGCCGCAGTGCAGGCAGCCCGCGCGATCCGGCCCCACCCCGCCGAAGTACGGGTCCGCGACCCGCACGCCGGGCGTGCCGAAGAAGACGCCGACCTCGGCGCGGTGGTAGCTCCCGCCCACCCCGAGGTCGTCGGCGACCGACCGCAGGACCCGGTCGGCGGGCGTGGTGCCGGGGTACTCCACGACGCCGAGCATCCGCCGCGCCTGGTCGTACCAGGGCGCCAGCTCCGCGTGCCAGTCGGTGATCCCGGCCCATCCAGGGTCGCGGAAGAACGGTGCGGGCGGCTCGTAGAGGGTGTTCGCGTAGACCAGCGACCCGCCGCCGACCCCGGCGCCGCTGAGCACGAGCACGTCGCGCAGCAGGTCGACCCGCTGGATGCCCAGGCACCCCAGCCGAGGGGCGAACAGGTAGTCGCGCAGGTGCCACGAGTTCGCGGCGAACCCGTCGTCGGCGAACCGGCGCCCGGCCTCCAGCACACCGACCCGGTAGTCCTTCTCCGTCAGCCGCAGCGCGGTGACCG
This window contains:
- a CDS encoding GMC family oxidoreductase, with the protein product MTDYDVLVIGSGFGGSVTALRLTEKDYRVGVLEAGRRFADDGFAANSWHLRDYLFAPRLGCLGIQRVDLLRDVLVLSGAGVGGGSLVYANTLYEPPAPFFRDPGWAGITDWHAELAPWYDQARRMLGVVEYPGTTPADRVLRSVADDLGVGGSYHRAEVGVFFGTPGVRVADPYFGGVGPDRAGCLHCGECMTGCRHNAKNTLVKNYLHLAERAGAVVHPLTTAVDVRPVRGGYRVDTRSTGVLPGERRTFTARQVVFSAAALGTQKLLHRLRDGGSLPAISPRLGLLSRTNSEAVLGVRARTAGADYSRGVAVTSSIHPDDHTHVEPVRYGRGSNLMGLLMTVLVDAEPGTPRWRLGLRELLRQRKDLRRLLDPRRWSEQTVALLVMQNLDNSLTTRTRQGVFGRRLTTSAGEGEPSPVWIPGGHDAARRVAEKIGGIPGGAWTDLADIPLTGHFIGGCVIGDTAASGVVDPYHRLHGYEGLHVVDGSTIPANPGVNPSLTITALAERAMSLWPNKGDPDPRPATGSPYARVAPIAPDHPVVPRTAPGALRLPTTPK